The sequence below is a genomic window from Vicinamibacteria bacterium.
AGCAAGACGGCGCTCTCCGCTCCCACCTCTCGCCAATCGTCGACCGAGGGCTCGCCGAAGTCCACTTGGGCAAGAGGCGCGGAGCCTGCGAGAAAGATGAGGTCGCTCCGTACCGCCGCGAGCCGGCTCTCGAGGATTCGCGCACGCGCCGCCACCGCGTTCTCGAAGGCGAGAATGGCGCCCTCTACCGCGCCCTTCCGGGCCGAAGCGATGCTCCACCATCCGGCGAAACCGGCCGCCACGACGGCGACGAAAGCCGAAACGCGAAGCCACCCTCCCCAGGCACGTGAGGTCTCGACGGATGCGCGCGACATCTCGAGACTCACTATAGCGAAATAGCGTGCGATTCTCCCGGCTCCGGAGGCTCCCGCCGGATTGCTGGAAAGCCGCACTCTTTTGGCGCGCGCCGCGTCTTGACTTGCGAGTCGCATGTGGTCACAATAACCACATGCTGGGACCGAAGCGGCGGGAGGTAGGAGCTCGGGAGCTCAAGACTCGATTAGGCACCTATCTCCGCGAGGTCCGGGCCGGAGCCACCTTGATCATCACCGAAAGAGGCGAGCCGGTTGCCGAGATTCGCCCTCTCCCCACCGGCGGGACGAGCGAGAAAGCGCGCCTGGACGAGCTCGTGGCCCGCGGGTCCCTCACGCGCGAGTCCAGAAAGAAGCTCGCCTCCTTTCGTGCGATTCGAATGACCGGTCGCCCCCTCTCCGTGACCATCATCGAAGACCGAGAAGACCGGTTTTGATCGGCTACTTCGACGCAAGCGCGCTGGTCAAGCGTTACGTCGAGGAGGCTAACAGTGACTTCGTCAGGCGTCTAGTCGAAGAGTGTTACGTCTGCACGAGCCGCATATCGGAGGTCGAGATCGCTTCCGCTCTCGTTCGACGATCAAGGGAAGGCTCGATTGCGCCGGCAGAGCGTGATCGCGCGCTCTCCAGGCTGCGGGAAGACATGCAATCCTTCTACGTCATCGAGCTCTTTCCCGAGGTCGCCCGTGCAGCGCGAGGACTCCTTCTCCGGTACCCCTTGCGCGCGAGCAACGCGATGCAGCTGGCCTCCTCCATTCACGTACGAGACAGCACCGACGCGCCCGTGATCTTCTTGGCGTTCGACGGGAAGCTGAACGATGCCGCCGAAGACCAAGGCTTGACACTCCCTCCTGCGGGTTGACATCGTCCGCCCGAGCGCTCAGGAGCTGCTCGTAGCGCCACCGGCAAGAAGCGGATACCGGTTACAATCAAGGCAAAGAGGGGACATTTTATGAAACGACTTTGGGCTTTCCGCAACACGCTCGGAGTGCTGCTCGCTGGCTTCCTTTACACCGCGCCGGGGCTCGCCCAGAGTGAAGGGGGTTGGCCGACAGCGGGCTGGAAGCATTCGACACCGGCTGACCAGGGCGTCGATGTCACGGTGCTCGACGCGCTCGATCGGGAGCTCGCGTCGGGCAAGCACGGCTATGTCGACGGCATGCTCGTCGTTCGAAATGGTTATCTCGTTTACGAGAAATCCTATTCCCACGATTACCAGGCGCTCTTCGAGGGCAAGGACCCGAAACGATGGCAGTACAACTACTACGACCCCGACTGGCATCCTTATTACAAGAGCGGTCCGCTTCATACCATGCAGTCCGTTTCGAAGAGCGTCACTTCGGCACTCGTCGGTATTGCCATCCGCAGAGGCGAGATTCCGGGTACCGACGTGGAAGCGTCACGCTATTTCGACGGGTTCGAATCCACCGACGGCGACCCTCGCTGGCGGGCGATGAAGCTACGGGATCTCTTGACGATGACGTCGGGCATCGCCTGGGACGAGAGCACCGTCCCTTACACCGATCCGGGAAACGACTGCGCGGTCATGGAAGCGAGCGAGGACTGGATCCGCTACGTGCTGGGAAGGCCGATGGCGACGACGCCCGGCGAACGATTCGTCTACAACAGCGGGGTCACGGTGATGCTGGCGCACATTCTCTTCAAGGCGACGGGTAAGCACGCGGATGAATACGCCGTCGAGCATCTCTTCGGTCCTCTCGGTATCGAAAGCTTCTACTGGAAGAAGACTCCGACGGGCCTCGTCGACACCGAGGGAGGTCTCTATCTGACCGCGCGCGACCTGGCCAAGTTCGGCTACCTCTACCTCCACGACGGGGTCTGGGAAGATAAACGCATCCTGCCCGAGGGGTGGGTCGCCTCGACGACCACGCCTGCCGTCGACGTCTCGGAGTCTAACGATCGGAAATACGGCTTTCAATGGTGGCTTCTTCCGTACGACACCGGCTCCTACGCTTATACTTGCCTCGGCTATGGAGGCCAGATCCTCCTCGTCCTCCCCGAGCACGATCTCCTGGCCGTATTCACCGGCTGGAATATCTACGACAAGCCGTCGCTTTCGGCAGCCTTCGCGCTCGAGCGGATTCTCGAAGCCGTGCGTGAGTGACCACGCGAAAGGATTG
It includes:
- a CDS encoding type II toxin-antitoxin system prevent-host-death family antitoxin, which codes for MLGPKRREVGARELKTRLGTYLREVRAGATLIITERGEPVAEIRPLPTGGTSEKARLDELVARGSLTRESRKKLASFRAIRMTGRPLSVTIIEDREDRF
- a CDS encoding type II toxin-antitoxin system VapC family toxin; protein product: MIGYFDASALVKRYVEEANSDFVRRLVEECYVCTSRISEVEIASALVRRSREGSIAPAERDRALSRLREDMQSFYVIELFPEVARAARGLLLRYPLRASNAMQLASSIHVRDSTDAPVIFLAFDGKLNDAAEDQGLTLPPAG
- a CDS encoding serine hydrolase codes for the protein MKRLWAFRNTLGVLLAGFLYTAPGLAQSEGGWPTAGWKHSTPADQGVDVTVLDALDRELASGKHGYVDGMLVVRNGYLVYEKSYSHDYQALFEGKDPKRWQYNYYDPDWHPYYKSGPLHTMQSVSKSVTSALVGIAIRRGEIPGTDVEASRYFDGFESTDGDPRWRAMKLRDLLTMTSGIAWDESTVPYTDPGNDCAVMEASEDWIRYVLGRPMATTPGERFVYNSGVTVMLAHILFKATGKHADEYAVEHLFGPLGIESFYWKKTPTGLVDTEGGLYLTARDLAKFGYLYLHDGVWEDKRILPEGWVASTTTPAVDVSESNDRKYGFQWWLLPYDTGSYAYTCLGYGGQILLVLPEHDLLAVFTGWNIYDKPSLSAAFALERILEAVRE